One Sodalinema gerasimenkoae IPPAS B-353 DNA segment encodes these proteins:
- a CDS encoding IS200/IS605 family accessory protein TnpB-related protein: MVTQKPTSIIRTDPWTLNPTASQRVLLSRTVGVYRRLCRHLMGILFTHWPSLAELSSQKRVLAVEKLIHQTAKNPNPKYQQFDQTFYKFPSYYRRAAIVFAAGQVSSYMTRYQEWQSGTRQRRDAKPPVLNPNSGCYPTLYKGQCYKLHGYDRIEIKVFNGTDWVWTTVGITSLRERHTVDSNKQLSPSLIFDEPTRACHLSVPFECHPHKRQGEGRVVSVDLGINTTATVAVVNFDGTVIHRDFIHPGRDIDRRDKRLKSVSKRARQTMGQGGRLQKGFCSHTYRKCRNINRQIGQIVSKRIVQIAQQFNADAIVFENLKGWKAKGGRKRSNLRQRFHGWLKGMIRDLTEMKWQEIGGQVIDVVAAYTSKLAYDGSGVVRRDSNNYALAKFSSGKRYNADLNGALNIAARGILQLTRRKDSEERSSQCSRRSPRSWACLCDLWTHTVSG, from the coding sequence ATGGTAACCCAGAAACCCACATCAATCATCCGTACAGACCCATGGACTCTTAACCCGACAGCCAGCCAGCGGGTGCTGCTGAGCCGGACGGTTGGGGTCTATCGTCGCCTCTGTCGGCATTTGATGGGGATTCTCTTCACCCATTGGCCGTCTCTAGCCGAGTTATCGAGTCAAAAACGGGTTCTAGCTGTCGAAAAACTCATTCACCAAACCGCGAAGAACCCCAACCCCAAATACCAGCAATTTGACCAGACCTTTTACAAGTTCCCCAGCTACTACCGGAGGGCCGCGATTGTTTTCGCCGCTGGCCAAGTCAGTAGCTACATGACCCGGTATCAGGAATGGCAATCGGGAACCCGTCAACGTCGGGACGCTAAACCTCCAGTCCTCAATCCCAACAGTGGCTGTTATCCGACCCTGTATAAGGGTCAGTGCTATAAACTCCATGGCTATGACCGCATCGAAATCAAGGTCTTTAACGGAACCGATTGGGTCTGGACGACCGTTGGGATAACCAGCTTGCGAGAACGGCATACCGTAGATAGCAACAAGCAGTTGTCACCCTCCCTGATTTTTGATGAGCCTACAAGGGCTTGTCATCTTTCAGTTCCCTTTGAGTGTCATCCACATAAACGGCAGGGAGAGGGTCGGGTTGTCAGTGTTGACCTGGGTATCAACACCACCGCTACTGTGGCAGTCGTGAATTTTGACGGCACTGTAATCCACCGTGACTTTATTCACCCTGGGAGAGACATAGACCGTCGGGATAAACGGCTCAAATCGGTATCTAAACGAGCGAGGCAAACGATGGGACAGGGTGGACGCCTCCAGAAAGGCTTCTGCTCTCATACCTATCGCAAATGCCGTAATATCAACCGTCAAATTGGGCAGATTGTCTCGAAGCGTATCGTGCAGATTGCCCAACAGTTCAATGCCGATGCCATTGTCTTTGAGAACCTCAAAGGATGGAAGGCTAAGGGAGGGCGAAAACGCTCTAACCTACGCCAACGCTTTCATGGGTGGCTCAAGGGGATGATTCGAGACTTGACCGAGATGAAGTGGCAAGAGATAGGCGGTCAGGTGATTGATGTCGTGGCTGCTTATACATCAAAGCTGGCTTATGACGGCAGTGGAGTCGTGCGACGAGACTCCAACAACTATGCTCTGGCTAAATTTTCCTCGGGCAAGCGATACAATGCAGACCTCAATGGGGCGCTCAATATTGCTGCCCGAGGTATTCTTCAGCTCACTCGCCGAAAGGACAGTGAGGAGCGTTCGAGCCAATGTTCTCGGCGTTCGCCTAGAAGCTGGGCTTGTTTGTGTGACCTGTGGACTCATACAGTCTCAGGTTAG
- a CDS encoding PAS domain S-box protein — translation MSLIAEPGDTQRSANGTRSSIPLTSDDSSHCTWGELIARSALRIRQSLQLNEILQTTVDEVQGLLRCDRVLFYQIHDQQRGKVVVEAVSAPTWSLQDRVIEDLCFYRRDITPDYHSLRAIADINHSDLDPCYLAFLRHIQVKATLVSPLFQEGQIWGVLAAHHCRATRPWSPSEIDGFQQITIHSEIAISHANLLLELETTKDKLEAEVSAKNITLNTINEQLKQQNKALEHAVEGIAYLNPQGYYQMVNPAYARISGCEPQQLLGQSWHPTVYPEDIPMVTACYEEMLQRGKVEIEVRGLRCDGSVFYKNLNLVADYDAEVGFVGYYCFVKDITERQGARLRLQSKTEELDRFFSVALDLLCIANTRGEFIRLNHQWEKTLGYPLEHLEGQSCLEYVHPEDLAKTQIQLSQLANQKQILNFVNRYRCQDGSYRSLEWRSVAVGDLIYSAARDITETLDYQTQLEALSTRLNLALDAGQIGTWDWTLGDVAHWDQRMYDLLGVPNLGRNPCYDDWNALIDPEDRTRFEVTMNAALQQGTPIDFEFRIRRPNGEQRWLREAALIQRDAEGTPIRMTGIDYDITDRKRAELALQESEAKYRTVIETTLEGVWVLDAQNNTRFVNQQLATMLGYPIEDLLGTPFEAYLLQEAEASSQCHLSGISQQRRAALSRQDGTPLWVLMSSTAQFDCQGEYDGCIQLLSDITPMVEIEANLRQSESQLSGVLNSSLDGIMAFRALRDAQETIIDFIWLLSNPQAGKLVGRSPEELVGKRLLDEMPGNKTDGLFDAYVQVVESAEPFVREFYYQHEGIDCWFETIAVKLGDGFTVTFRDITQAKRSEQALQQANQELEQHLTDLKERHQEMLILSQINEFLQACLTVEEVYQTLSYLIAPLFPHCGGALFQINPSSSWMKKVAQWGDAIKSQEQFQVEDCWALRRGRPYVLHWQNPSPRCRHLHHAENLAVSVCIPIMAQGETFGLFYLESQTESVLREVKQQLAQTLCEQLGLAIANLNLRETLHHQSIRDPLTGLFNRRYLQENFEQAIARSQRNQEPIGVILLDIDHFKQFNDTYGHEFGDQVLQRMSELLTRHCRACDIPCRYGGEEMMLLLPGCPLDMTLDRAEALRVAITQEALYYQGQAIGSISASFGVAVFPQQGTTASAVIQNADAALYRAKAAGRNCVMAPSAESPPQKTPPLA, via the coding sequence ATGAGTCTAATCGCCGAACCTGGAGATACCCAAAGATCAGCCAATGGAACCCGCTCATCAATTCCTTTGACTTCCGATGACTCGTCCCATTGCACCTGGGGAGAACTTATTGCTCGCAGTGCTTTGCGAATTCGTCAATCTCTACAACTCAATGAGATTCTGCAAACAACGGTGGATGAGGTACAGGGGTTACTGAGGTGCGATCGGGTTTTGTTTTACCAGATTCATGACCAACAGCGGGGTAAGGTGGTCGTCGAGGCCGTCTCAGCTCCCACCTGGTCACTCCAAGATCGGGTCATTGAGGATCTTTGCTTTTACAGACGAGACATCACCCCAGATTACCATTCCCTGAGGGCGATCGCCGATATCAATCACAGCGATTTAGATCCCTGCTATCTCGCCTTTCTCCGCCACATCCAAGTCAAAGCCACACTGGTCAGTCCCCTGTTCCAAGAGGGGCAAATTTGGGGGGTACTCGCAGCTCATCACTGTCGCGCTACCCGACCTTGGAGTCCCAGTGAAATCGATGGATTTCAGCAAATTACCATTCATAGTGAAATTGCCATTTCTCATGCCAATCTTTTATTAGAATTAGAAACTACAAAGGATAAATTAGAAGCCGAAGTTTCTGCAAAAAACATCACCCTAAACACGATTAACGAACAACTAAAACAACAAAATAAAGCCCTCGAACATGCCGTCGAAGGCATCGCCTACCTCAATCCTCAAGGATACTACCAGATGGTCAACCCAGCATATGCTCGCATTTCTGGCTGCGAACCCCAGCAGCTTTTGGGTCAATCTTGGCACCCCACTGTCTATCCCGAGGATATTCCCATGGTGACCGCCTGCTATGAGGAGATGTTGCAACGGGGAAAAGTGGAAATCGAAGTCCGAGGATTACGCTGTGATGGTTCAGTGTTTTATAAGAATTTAAACCTCGTGGCTGATTATGATGCCGAGGTTGGATTTGTCGGTTATTATTGCTTCGTCAAAGATATCACAGAGCGCCAAGGAGCACGATTGCGACTCCAATCTAAAACAGAAGAATTAGATCGCTTTTTTTCCGTCGCGCTTGATTTACTTTGTATTGCTAACACCCGAGGTGAATTTATCAGGCTTAATCACCAGTGGGAAAAAACCCTCGGCTATCCTCTCGAACACTTAGAAGGTCAGAGTTGTCTTGAATATGTCCATCCTGAGGATTTAGCCAAGACCCAAATCCAATTATCACAATTAGCCAACCAAAAGCAGATTCTAAATTTTGTCAACCGTTATCGCTGTCAGGATGGCTCCTATCGCTCCCTAGAATGGCGCTCCGTAGCCGTAGGAGATCTCATCTATTCCGCCGCTCGTGATATCACAGAAACCCTCGACTATCAAACTCAACTCGAAGCCCTATCAACACGCCTCAATTTAGCCTTAGATGCCGGACAGATTGGCACCTGGGATTGGACATTGGGTGATGTTGCCCATTGGGATCAACGGATGTACGATTTGCTAGGAGTCCCGAACCTAGGACGAAATCCCTGTTATGACGATTGGAATGCTCTGATTGATCCTGAGGATCGCACCCGCTTTGAAGTTACCATGAACGCCGCCTTACAACAGGGCACTCCAATTGATTTCGAGTTTCGCATCCGCCGCCCCAATGGGGAACAGCGATGGCTTCGGGAAGCGGCTTTAATCCAACGGGATGCAGAGGGAACCCCAATTCGCATGACGGGGATTGACTATGACATTACCGATCGCAAACGAGCGGAGTTAGCCCTGCAAGAGAGTGAAGCCAAATACCGAACCGTCATCGAAACCACCTTAGAAGGGGTTTGGGTTTTAGATGCCCAAAACAACACTCGCTTCGTCAATCAACAACTGGCGACCATGCTAGGTTATCCCATCGAAGACCTCTTGGGAACACCTTTTGAAGCCTACCTCCTCCAGGAAGCCGAAGCCTCCAGTCAATGTCATCTCAGCGGCATCTCTCAACAGCGTCGCGCGGCCTTATCTCGACAGGATGGAACCCCCCTCTGGGTTCTGATGTCCAGTACCGCCCAATTTGATTGCCAGGGAGAGTATGACGGCTGCATTCAACTGCTCAGTGACATTACTCCGATGGTCGAGATTGAGGCAAACTTGCGTCAGTCTGAATCTCAATTAAGTGGGGTTCTCAATAGCTCCCTCGATGGCATTATGGCGTTTCGAGCCTTGCGGGATGCTCAAGAAACCATCATCGATTTTATTTGGCTATTGAGTAATCCTCAGGCGGGTAAACTGGTGGGGCGATCGCCTGAGGAACTGGTCGGAAAACGGCTCCTAGACGAAATGCCCGGTAATAAAACCGACGGACTCTTTGATGCCTATGTTCAGGTAGTGGAATCGGCAGAGCCGTTTGTCCGGGAGTTCTATTATCAACATGAGGGAATTGACTGTTGGTTTGAGACCATCGCCGTCAAACTCGGAGATGGCTTTACGGTAACGTTTCGGGATATTACCCAAGCCAAGCGGTCGGAACAAGCCCTACAACAGGCTAATCAAGAGTTAGAACAGCATTTGACCGACCTCAAAGAGCGCCATCAGGAGATGCTGATTTTAAGTCAAATCAATGAGTTCCTACAAGCCTGTCTGACGGTCGAGGAAGTCTATCAAACCCTGAGTTACCTCATTGCCCCCCTCTTTCCCCATTGTGGTGGGGCATTGTTTCAAATAAATCCCTCTAGCTCGTGGATGAAAAAGGTTGCCCAGTGGGGAGACGCGATCAAGTCTCAGGAACAGTTCCAGGTTGAGGATTGCTGGGCATTGCGGCGAGGCCGTCCCTACGTCCTCCATTGGCAGAATCCTAGCCCCCGCTGTCGCCATCTGCATCATGCCGAGAATTTAGCGGTTAGCGTTTGTATCCCCATCATGGCTCAGGGGGAGACCTTTGGGTTATTTTATCTCGAAAGCCAGACGGAGAGCGTCCTCAGGGAAGTCAAGCAGCAACTGGCGCAAACCCTCTGTGAACAACTAGGGTTAGCCATCGCTAACCTAAATCTGCGAGAAACCCTACATCATCAAAGTATCCGCGATCCCCTGACGGGGTTATTCAACCGTCGCTATTTGCAAGAAAACTTTGAACAGGCGATCGCCCGCAGTCAACGCAATCAAGAGCCGATTGGTGTCATCCTCTTGGATATCGATCACTTTAAGCAGTTTAACGACACCTACGGTCATGAGTTCGGGGATCAAGTCTTGCAACGGATGAGTGAGCTATTAACTCGCCACTGTCGAGCCTGCGATATTCCCTGTCGCTATGGGGGAGAGGAAATGATGCTGCTTTTGCCCGGTTGTCCCCTTGATATGACCCTAGATCGCGCGGAAGCCTTGCGTGTCGCCATTACCCAGGAGGCTCTATATTACCAAGGCCAAGCCATTGGCTCTATCAGCGCCTCCTTCGGCGTTGCCGTTTTTCCCCAACAGGGAACGACAGCATCAGCAGTCATTCAGAACGCCGATGCTGCCCTCTATCGAGCCAAGGCCGCTGGACGCAACTGCGTTATGGCCCCGTCAGCCGAGTCCCCTCCTCAGAAGACTCCGCCCCTAGCCTGA